A genomic window from Purpureocillium takamizusanense chromosome 2, complete sequence includes:
- the YOS9 gene encoding Protein OS-9 (COG:S~BUSCO:EOG09264C3V~EggNog:ENOG503NVH2) codes for MRRLNLALLATSRLCGARTPGFNVHSDLLAYPQYEVVFADGTISDKEAQSLLDRDSHQNPTYSADFSQPTAADSRDGNVADAPEDAPAYSYEVMNMTPHRYLCSIPVIQPPGPENQTANELAKAEEARELRRAAAHGWELLGELEESCLYFMSGWWSYSFCNNREIVQFHAMAAVPNGQPPRRDPHTQEFVLGRVPTIPATSERQGRQKPAQGPPVPAELQVKGDQRYLVQKLEKGTVCDLTGRERTIEVQYHCVPGMKSDRIGWIKEVTICAYVMVVNTPRLCQDVAFLPPEETKANPISCQLIADMDAPTQPLIDESNPAETDGTETTQKEGAKVKTGPTQGSEVTIGGVVVGGRKVLSSADEAGKPPVKLTPPRNFLSGQASKDRIIEIVVHAASKADGGKITTLDAAELKKLDLKPDVVKEMTKQMQDIAGDSGWKLEIVELDGEDLRELRGYIDDDEGSETGKKKANAEKDGIKQGGSKKKAAKDDVPDAGEDKDEGSEERFFKEEL; via the exons ATGCGCCGTCTCAATCTGGCCCTTCTGGCTACGTCCCGGCTCTGTGGAGCTCGAACCCCTGGCTTCAACGTCCACAGCGACCTTCTTGCATATCCTCAG TACGAAGTCGTGTTTGCGGACGGTACCATATCCGACAAAGAAGCACAGTCTCTTCTGGATAGGGACTCGCACCAAAATCCGACCTACTCGGCAGACTTCTCGCAGCCGACCGCTGCCGACAGTCGCGATGGCAATGTCGCCGATGCGCCTGAGGATGCGCCCGCGTACTCGTACGAGGTCATGAACATGACGCCTCATCGCTACCTTTGCTCTATACCTGTGATTCAGCCCCCGGGTCCAGAGAACCAGACGGCCAATGAactggccaaggccgaggaggcgcgcgagctgcgtcgggcagcggcgcacGGCTGGGAGCTTCTGGGAGAGCTTGAAGAGTCGTGCCTGTACTTCATGTCCGGTTGGTGGAGCTATAGCTTCTGCAACAACCGCGAGATTGTGCAGTTccacgccatggcggcggtgcccaACGGTCAGCCCCCGCGACGCGACCCTCACACCCAAGAgttcgtcctcggccgggtGCCCACCATCCCCGCCACCTCGGAGCGACAAGGGCGACAAAAGCCAGCGCAGGGCCCTCCTGTACCGGCAGAGCTCCAGGTCAAAGGCGACCAGCGTTATCTCGTCCAAAAGCTTGAGAAGGGGACAGTCTGCGATCTCACCGGGAGGGAACGGACGATCGAGGTCCAGTACCATTGCGTTCCAGGTATGAAGAGTGACAGGATAGGATGGATCAAGGAGGTGACCATCTGTGCCTACGTCATGGTGGTTAACACCCCCCGGCTCTGCCAGGATGTGGCCTTTCTGCCGCCAGAGGAGACCAAGGCGAACCCCATCAGCTGCCAGCTGATTGCCGACATGGACGCACCTACTCAACCTCTCATTGATGAGAGCAACCCAGCGGAGACAGATGGCACCGAGACCACCCAGAAAGAAGGGGCCAAGGTCAAGACCGGGCCGACACAGGGGTCCGAGGTCACAatcggcggcgttgtcgtgGGCGGAAGAAAAGTCTTGtccagcgccgacgaggccggcaagcCGCCCGTGAAgctcacgccgccgcggaatTTTCTGTCTGGCCAGGCAAGCAAGGACCGCATCATAGAGATCGTCGTGCACGCGGCGAGCAAGGCGGACGGCGGAAAAATCACTACGCTCGATGCAGCAGAACTGAAGAAGCTCGACCTCAAGCCTGATGTAGTCAAGGAGATGACGAAGCAAATGCAGGACATTGCCGGCGACTCTGGTTGGAAGCTTGAGATTgtggagctcgacggcgaggatctTCGAGAATTGAGGGGCTacattgacgacgacgagggctcTGAAacgggcaagaagaaggccaatGCCGAAAAGGATGGCATTAAGCAAGGCGGCAGCAAGAAGAAAGCCGCCAAGGATGACGTGCCTGACGCGGGTGAAGACAAGGATGAGGGTAGTGAGGAGAGATTTTTTAAGGAGGAGCTTTAG
- a CDS encoding uncharacterized protein (EggNog:ENOG503P3PJ) gives MEGPNSYQQPRRASRPSYPRAPSRPTSASNSRLTASHSVGSSISHVAVGGPPPTHAQPAPRLHHTHNLKQSSLSPRPSSSRGVAHPSRQETPDSARHRAMSSFLQEKLQRERAENERISFSASLSRTDMSASVDVSRAVYNSPFRPPQESEGGRPQSSAGVEPRRKGLGVKEMEQVVSNLHKQNFDLKLELFHRRERQSALEERLDGLESDRKQMEDVNDKLMEELEKRDKAVEEAVAMILMLEAKVNQLLQEREMVQQVERQDFFCARDYDLRYDNSAMQTPKRHDPRSDPDVKVVTRMPSFISEPNGNTENLRNVYLGAKTGGPALPRVTEGSPEADHQALGSPTLSVLSESSFVSVYGQKPSGKEADLLPPARIDEPLTLDGLDAGLVTRREEMPAPRRRAASVTKATSGFRPPPRSSTAVPFQSMSGVVGYDSPLQRIERLDSSYTKKDGISSQSQGRTIESQFAPPKSTARKQTKEEKREALRRVMTDAPGGVRLHDQGLPPTPDTISTSTLHRFKNSHETLSQPPEVCQDEGSHGVSLHSISQEPKSAEPASGVPLGDGSSLNASDKMRSVSASSYASYQHQQHAQRPRSAGESVVSRREDNGWDSDDDNSDARSLQSSLDIWLRESSKPAKRDASGRRVSPDLFSFPNSTAKGGWAVDSMLGPSNTHPGGPNAPAGYDHVQDLLAVQNQLFSSSTGPPPPPNRRSSLHATTGSRSDSLKASSSNSPSLKDNWRSSPKTRGKHSTKNSEDLRSGDEAKTPVQQKPRQPPPEAGSDQKRYPPITGHQGARAGLNRLFRRSIGSSSSNAPPPEPASSANSVAESSSSETRTQNPMGVPSWVLRNCPIEDERSGATPPPIMLNPRQGRRSTLDSTGDKDRPVSPTPAEALDKTTVDAQTQEENGEAKPQASQQDEGGAGTGGQGAPTGTGARRKWLPFGRNNNAKNKTG, from the exons ATGGAGGGTCCCAATTCGTATCAACAACCTCGCCGGGCCTCACGACCTTCATACCCCCGCGCCCCTTCAAGGCCCACGAGCGCGAGCAACTCTCGCCTGACGGCATCTCACAGCGTCGGCAGTTCCATCTCCCACGTCGCGGTGGGAGGCCCTCCGCCGACCCATGCACAGCCCGCACCCCGTCtccaccacacacacaaccTTAAGCAGTCCAGTCTGTCaccgcggccgtcgtcgtctagAGGCGTGGCTCACCCGTCGCGGCAAGAGACGCCCGACTCGGCGCGACACAGAGCCATGTCCTCGTTCCTCCAGGAGAAGCTGCAGCGAGAGAGGGCGGAAAATGAGCGAATAtccttctccgcctcgcTGTCCAGGACAGATATGAGTGCATCTGTGGACGTCAGCCGCGCGGTATACAACTCACCGTTCCGGCCGCCTCAGGAGTCCGAAGGGGGTAGGCCCCAGTCGagtgccggcgtcgagccgaGACGAAAAGGTCTTGGGGTCAAGGAGATGGAGCAG GTCGTGTCTAATCTCCATAAGCAAAACTTTGATCTTAAGCTCGAGCTATTTCATCGTCGGGAACGGCAGAGTGCATTGGAGGAACGCCTCGATGGGCTGGAGTCTGACCGGAAGCAGATGGAGGACGTCAACGACAAGCTGATGGAGGAGCTTGAAAAGCGagacaaggccgtcgaggaagccgTTGCCATGATCCTCATGCTCGAAGCCAAGGTCAACCAACTCCTCCAGGAGCGAGAGATGGTGCAACAGGTCGAGAGACAAGACTTCTTTTGCGCTCGCGATTACGACCTGCGCTACGACAACTCGGCCATGCAGACGCCGAAGCGTCACGATCCACGGTCAGATCCTGACGTAAAGGTAGTCACTCGGATGCCGAGCTTCATCTCTGAGCCCAACGGCAACACCGAAAACCTACGAAACGTGTATCTCGGCGCCAAGACAGGTGGCCCGGCCCTACCGCGAGTCACCGAGGGATCCCCAGAAGCGGACCACCAGGCGCTGGGAAGCCCGACCCTCAGCGTCTTGAGCGAAAGCTCCTTCGTCAGTGTATACGGACAGAAGCCAAGCGGCAAGGAAGCAGATCTTCTACCGCCCGCTCGCATCGATGAGCCGCTGACGCTGGACGGTCTCGATGCCGGGCTTGTCACTCGCCGCGAGGAGATGCCTGCTCCGAGGAGAAGGGCCGCCTCGGTCACTAAGGCAACAAGTGGTTTCAGGCCCCCTCCTCGATCAAGCACCGCGGTTCCTTTCCAATCCATGTCAGGGGTCGTTGGCTACGACTCTCCTCTTCAGCGCATTGAGAGACTCGACTCGAGCTACACCAAAAAGGATGGCATCTCGTCACAAAGCCAAGGACGCACAATCGAGTCACAGTTTGCCCCGCCGAAGTCGACGGCACGGAAGCAGACAAAGGAAGAAAagcgcgaggcgctgcggagAGTCATGACGGATGCGCCTGGCGGCGTCCGTCTCCACGATCAAGGACTTCCTCCGACCCCCGACACGATATCGACGTCGACCCTGCATCGTTTTAAGAACTCGCACGAGACACTGTCGCAACCGCCGGAGGTTTGTCAGGACGAGGGGAGCCACGGCGTTTCACTACACTCGATCTCTCAGGAGCCCAAGTCGGCCGAGCCCGCGTCTGGTGTGCCACTGGGAGATGGCTCGTCTCTCAACGCTTCCGATAAAATGAGGAGCGTCAGTGCCAGCTCGTACGCGAGTtaccagcaccagcagcacgcacaGCGCCCCCGTTCGGCAGGCGAGTCGGTTGTTTCACGCAGAGAGGATAACGGCTGGGATagtgacgacgacaactcGGACGCCCGTTCACTACAGTCGAGTCTGGATATTTGGCTACGAGAGAGTTCGAAGCCCGCGAAGAGGGACGCCAGCGGTCGACGAGTCTCCCCAGATCTTTTCAGCTTCCCGAATAGTACTGCTAAGGGCGGCTGGGCTGTGGATTCTATGCTGGGCCCCAGCAACACTCATCCTGGAGGCCCAAATGCTCCTGCCGGCTACGATCACGTACAGGACTTGCTCGCGGTACAGAACCAACTCTTTTCGTCTTCCACTGGcccgcccccaccaccaAATAGGAGATCCAGCCTCCACGCAACCACCGGCTCGCGGTCCGACTCGCTAAAGGCGTCGTCCAGCAACAGCCCCTCGCTCAAGGATAACTGGAGAAGCTCGCCCAAGACTCGCGGCAAGCACAGCACGAAGAATAGTGAAGACCTCCGAAGCGGTGACGAGGCCAAGACTCCCGTTCAACAGaagccgcggcagccgcccCCGGAGGCAGGCAGTGACCAAAAGCGCTATCCCCCGATCACGGGTCACCAAGGCGCCCGAGCGGGTCTCAACAGGCTGTTTAGACGATCCatcggcagcagctcctcaaATGCCCCACCACCGGAGCCGGCGTCTTCGGCGAACAGCGTCGCCGAATCCTCATCCAGTGAGACTCGGACGCAGAATCCTATGGGCGTCCCTTCGTGGGTGCTGCGCAACTGCCCGATCGAGGACGAGCGTTCTGGAGCGACGCCCCCGCCCATTATGCTCAACCCCCGCCAGGGACGACGCAGCACGCTCGACTCTACTGGGGACAAGGATCGACCTGTATCCCCCACGCCGGCTGAAGCGTTAGACAAGACGACTGTGGATGCACAGACTCAGGAGGAAAACGGTGAAGCGAAGCCacaggccagccagcaggatgaaggcggcgccggcacagGTGGACAAGGCGCACCCACGGGAACGGGAGCACGACGAAAGTGGCTGCCGTTTGGCCGGAACAACAACGCGAAGAATAAGACGGGCTAG
- a CDS encoding uncharacterized protein (EggNog:ENOG503P76M~SECRETED:SignalP(1-19~SECRETED:cutsite=TLA-AP~SECRETED:prob=0.3617)~COG:O): protein MVSFNSITTVAIMALTTLAAPAVENSPSVATRSESGSLTWFNPGLGACGEHNGDGDAIVAISASIFDGQRPCGRNIRVSYKDKSVTVRVVDRCAGCGQNDLDLSPSAFESLTGDKGLGRVQGTWDWA, encoded by the coding sequence ATGGTCTCTTTCAATTCCATCACCACCGTTGCCATCATGGCGCTCACTACCCTTGCGGCTCCTGCCGTTGAGAACTCTCCTTCGGTTGCCACTCGCAGCGAGAGCGGCTCTCTCACTTGGTTCAACCCTGGCCTTGGCGCCTGTGGCGAGCacaacggcgatggcgacgccatcgtggCTATCTCTGCCTCCATCTTCGACGGCCAGAGACCTTGTGGCCGCAACATCCGCGTCTCCTACAAGGACAAGTCGGTCACTGTCCGCGTTGTCGATCGCTGCGCTGGTTGCGGTCAGAACGACCTCGACCTTTCGCCCTCTGCCTTTGAGTCGCTCACTGGCGACAAGGGACTCGGCCGTGTTCAGGGCACTTGGGACTGGGCTTGA